AACCAGCCCCCGGACTGATCGGCGTAGAGATGACGCTGCGCCAGGGCGAAGAGCAGCGGCGGCCCCAGGCTGGCTAACCCGAACACCCCCAGCGTGGCCTGCGTGGTCTGACCCAGCCACAGCATCGGCAGCGACAAGAGCAGCACCAGCAGCATCAGGGGATGCACCAGGTAGCCGCTCAAATGCAGCAGACCCAGCAACCGTATTTTGTAGGAAAGCGAGGCCGGCTGTCCGCCGGGCGCGGTGAGGCTGGCGCCTTGCGCCACGCGCCGCCCCAACTTGCGCAGTGTCTGCACGGAGCCTTTGGCCCAGCGGAACTGTTGGCGCTTGAAGGCCAGCAGTTGCGGCGGCAGCTCCGCGGGCACGGCAATGTCGGGCCGGTAGACCCCGCGCCAGCCCTGCAACTGAGCGCGGTAGCTCAGATCCAGGTCTTCGCACAGGGTGTCGGCCTGCCAACCGCCGGCCGCCTCGATGCAGGCGCGCCGCCAGATGCCGGCCGTGCCGTTGAAGCTGATGAACGCGCCGAGCTGTTGCCGCGCCGTTTGCTCGATGACGAAGTGACCGTCCAGCGCCAGCGCCTGCGCGCCCGTCAGGCCCGAATAAGTGGCGTTGAGATGCGCCCAGCGCGTTTGCACAAAGCCCAGGTGAGGATCGGCCAGCAGGAAGGGCAGCGTTCGTTTGAGAAAATCGGGGGTTGGCACAAAGTCGGCGTCGAAGATGGCGACAAAATCAGCCTCAGTCTGCTCCAGGCCCGCGGCCAGGGCGCCGGCCTTGTAACCGCGGCGATCGTCGCGGTGCAGATATTCCACCTGCAGCCCGCGGGCCTGCAGGCGGCGCACCTCGGTCTGCAACAGAGACGTTGTGTCGTCGGTCGAGTCGTCCAGCACCTGGATGTGCAGCGCGTGATGCGGGTAGTCCAGGCTGGCCACGGCCGCCAGCAGCCGACGCCCGACATGCCGTTCATTGAAGATCGGCAGTTGTACCGTGACGGTCGGCCACGAAGCCGGGGCGGCCGGGGTTGGTTGCGTTCGCGCACGGCGCCCAAAAACCAGGCTGAAGAACAGCGCTTGCAGGCTGTAGAGCGACAGCCACACCACGGCGACCGTGTACAGCACCGTGAGTCCGCGCACAAGAAAAACGGTCATGATGTCAATCAAACGAACCTCGGACAAGAATAGACCTTATCGGGAATAAGCCGAGTTGTAGTCCGAGCCACAACCAGTAGTTTCTCTTGACGATTTGACTACTGCGTGTAGTGGCGCGCCGTTATTCCCGATAAGGTCTAATAAGTGCGACGCACAACTCATGCGTCGCACCCGGATGCAAAATTTGGATTCAGATAGCGAGACACGACCCCGTTGGTGGCGCCTCTGTTGACGTCACGCGAGACGCGAGCGGTTCCACCAGGCAAACAACGTGCGCCAGCCCACGAGCATCGGCGCCACCATGCCGAACGTGACCAGGGCAAAGGTGGGAATGATCTCCCGCTGCAGCCAGGCCGAGCGGATGTAAAGGCCCAGGACACAGGCCGCAATCCAGACAATCAACGTTTGCATAGCCATGGGCAGCGGCTGCGTCAACAGGCCGGGCCGGTAAGCGCCCAGCAGCGGGGCCACCGCCAACCAGGCCACCAGGAACGGCGCCGCGGTCTCTACAATCGCCAGCAGCGGCAGCGGTTCTGCATGGGTGGCGCGTCCCCACGCCGCAAATAACAAGAACATCAAAACATCGCCCACAACCAGCGCAACCAGCAGGCTTCTCGCCGGCGCCGTCGCCGTCGCGCCCACCTTCGCTTGTCGTTCAACCGCCGCCTGTTTCACAGATTCCCCTTCACCCTTCCTCATTCAGCATTCACCCTTCATCCTTCATCCTTCACCCTTCACCCTTCACCCTTCACCCTTCATCCTTCATCATGTTACCACAGGCGTAGTCAAAACTCAAACCGGTGCAGTTCTGATGTTTTTCAGTCAGACGCCGATTTCAAGCGGCTGTGCTATAATGACAGCCTCATTTTCTCACGCGGAGTAGTGTCATGTCCGATCTGTGGACTCCATTCGCCCTGCCGGTTCGCACCTGGTTTCGTGAAACCTTCGCTGAACCGACTTCGCCGCAGGCGGCGGCCTGGCCCGCGATCCAGGCTGGCGAGCACACCCTGATCCTGGCGCCCACCGGTTCCGGCAAGACGCTGGCCGCGTTCCTGTGGGGCATCAACCAGATTGGAACCCATCTGGCGCCGCCTGGCCCCGGCGACGAACTGAACC
This genomic window from Candidatus Amarolinea dominans contains:
- a CDS encoding glycosyltransferase, translating into MSEVRLIDIMTVFLVRGLTVLYTVAVVWLSLYSLQALFFSLVFGRRARTQPTPAAPASWPTVTVQLPIFNERHVGRRLLAAVASLDYPHHALHIQVLDDSTDDTTSLLQTEVRRLQARGLQVEYLHRDDRRGYKAGALAAGLEQTEADFVAIFDADFVPTPDFLKRTLPFLLADPHLGFVQTRWAHLNATYSGLTGAQALALDGHFVIEQTARQQLGAFISFNGTAGIWRRACIEAAGGWQADTLCEDLDLSYRAQLQGWRGVYRPDIAVPAELPPQLLAFKRQQFRWAKGSVQTLRKLGRRVAQGASLTAPGGQPASLSYKIRLLGLLHLSGYLVHPLMLLVLLLSLPMLWLGQTTQATLGVFGLASLGPPLLFALAQRHLYADQSGGWLRRFAYFPGLMLLGIGLTLNCTQAAIEGLTGRGGAFQRTPKFHVKQQADAWTDSAYALHLDWTTVGEIVLALYALTAVVVAVLRHNLGAAPFLALYALAFGSTAAVGIWQAGRIHRRPRRPLVHRAWHAD
- a CDS encoding DUF3054 domain-containing protein → MKQAAVERQAKVGATATAPARSLLVALVVGDVLMFLLFAAWGRATHAEPLPLLAIVETAAPFLVAWLAVAPLLGAYRPGLLTQPLPMAMQTLIVWIAACVLGLYIRSAWLQREIIPTFALVTFGMVAPMLVGWRTLFAWWNRSRLA